From the genome of Longispora fulva:
GCTCTGCGGCAGCGCCCGCGCGTCGGAGTTCTCCAGGTTCACGGTCGCAAACGGCACCGCCAGCGCGACGAGCACCACCGCCGTCCATAGCGCCACGGGTCCGGGCCGCTTCTGCGCGAACGCCGCGAGCCGGGGCAACAGCGAGTCCCGGACCTTGGCGTCGGAGATCCGGTGCCCCCAGACGCCGAGCAGCGCCGGGACGAGGGTGACGGCGGTGGCCGCCGCGACCAGCACGACCACGCACCCGCCGAGCGCCATCGACACCAGCAGCGGCTCGGCGAACACCAGCAGGCCGACCAGCGCGGCCGCGACCGTCAGCGCGGAGATCACGATGGTCCGACCGGCGCGGGTGCCGGCCTCGGCCACGGCGTCGGCGACGGTGGCACCGGCGGCCCTGGCCTCACGGAACCGGGCCACGATCAGCAGTGAGTAGTCGACGGCCAGGCCCAGCCCGAGCAACGTGACGATATTGACCGTGTACTCGCTGACCGGCGCCACGTTCGCCAGCCCCGCCAGGGCGAGCAGGGTCGCACTGATCGAGGTCACCGCGACCAGCAGCGGGGTCGCGGCCCCGAGGACCCCGCCGAAGATCAGGAACAGCGCGACCACGAGCAGCGCGAACGCCACGCCCTCCCCGACCGCCAGGTCCTTGACCGACTGGTCGGCGAACGCCCGCTCGGCGAGCTCCTTGCCCCCGACGAGCACCTGCGGCGCCGGGATCGTGTGCAGCAGCGCCGTCACCTGGTCCTGGACCCCGTGCAGCTCGTCCTCCGTGAGGTTGGCGCGCAGGGTCACCCGGATCGTCGTTGTCCGGTTGTCGCCACTGACCTGACCACCCGGCGAGGAGTACAGGTCATCGACGTCCACCACGAGGTCGAGCTTCTTGATCTTGCCGTCGACGTCCTGGACCGCGCGACCCAACTGCTCGTCGTACACGTCCCGCCCGCCGACCACCGCGATGATCACCGGGCCGTCGGTGACGAGCTGTTTGAGCCGGTCAGCCGCCCTCTTCGACTCGGCGTGCGGACTCAGCGTCGGGGTCTGACCCAGTTGGTCGAAGACCCCGCCGCCGAGGATGCCACCCAGCGCGGCGACCACCATCCAGAAGGCGATGATCCCGTAGCGGAACTTGTACCCAACTCGACCCAGCACCCCGGCACTAAAACACACCGGGGCGGGGGGTGGAAGGGCCGGTCGGGTATGCGACGGAGCGTGATCCCGAGAATCGGACGACGGTCCAGCAATCGCCGCCCGGGGTTTGGGAGGTGCTGGTCGGGGGCTGGGTTTCGGTGGTGCCGGGGTTGCTGTGCGTGTGCGTGGAGTGGAGCGAGCGGCCTGGGGCTGTGCTCCCCGGCGGAGCGGCTGTCGGGCTGCGCTCCGCCGGCTGTCGTGGAGTCCGTTCCGAGGAGCTGGGCCGTCCAGGCCAGGACCGGGTCGGGCGGAGCCAGGCTGAATGGGGCCAGGCCCGGCCAGGTCGGGGCCGGGCATGGCCGGGCCCGGGGGCCCATGGTCGGATCCGTCCCCGGAGTAGCGGCGGACCCGACCCGGGGCCGCCGCACCCCCATCAGCCCAACAGATCCCGCGCGATCAGCATCCGCTGAACCTCGCTGGTCCCCTCGCCGATCTCCAGGATCTTCGAGTCCCGCCAGAACCGCGCGACCGGGAACTCGTTCATGAACCCGTACCCGCCGTGGATCTGGGTGGCCTCGCGCGCGCTGGTCACGGCCGCCTCGCTGGAGTACAGCTTCGCGATCGCCGCCTGGCGCTTGAACGGCTCACCGGCGAGCATCCGCGCCGCGGCGTCGTAGTAGGCCAGCCGGCCGGTGTGCGCCCGCAGCTCCATGTCCGCGATCTTGAACTGGATCGCCTGGAACTTCGCGATCGGCTGCCCGAACGCGTGCCGCTGCTTGGCGTACTTGATCGACTCGTCCACGCAGCCCTGAGCCAGCCCGACGGCGAGCGCCGAGATCGCGATCCGGCCCTCGTCGAGGATCCGGAGGAACTGCGCGTAGCCCCGGCCGCGCTCGCCGAGCAGGTTGGCCGCCGGCACCCGGACGTTGTCGAAGGTGAGCTCGTGGGTGTCGGAGGCGTTCCAGCCGACCTTCGAGTACGCCGGAGCCACGGTGAACCCGGGCGTCCCCGACGGCACGATGATCGAGGAGATCTCCTTCTTGCCGTTCTCGTCGACGCCGGTGACGGCCGTGACCGTGACCAGGCAGGTGATGTCGGTGCCCGAGTTGGTGATGAAGGCCTTCGAGCCGTTGATCACCCACTCGTCGCCGACCAGCTCCGCCCGGGTGGCCGTGCCGCCGGCGTCGGAGCCGAACCCGGGCTCGGTCAGCCCGAAGCCGGCGAGCTTGCGGCCGGCGAGCAGGTCGGGCAGCCACTGGGCCTTCTGCTCGGGCGTGCCGAACCGGTAGATCGGCATCGCGCCGAGGCCGATCGCGGCCTCCAGGGTGATGGCGACGCTGGAGTCGACCCGGGCCAGCTCCTCCAGGGCCAGGCACAGGGCGAGGTAGTCGCCGCCCATGCCCCCGACCTCCTCGGGGAACGGCAGCCCGAACAGCCCCATCTCGCCCATCTTGGCGATGATCTCGTACGGGAACGCGTGCCGCTCGTAGAAGTCGCCGATGACCGGGGCGATCTCCTTCTCGGCGAAGTCGCGGACGCTCTGCCGAAGGGCCTCGTGCTCGTCACTGAGCTTGAAGTCCATTGTGTACTCCTTGAAGCGCGAAGGATCGGGCGAAGCCCTATACCGGGGTGACGCCGTGGCGACGGCGGGAGAAGCTGCGGTCCTTGGTGCGGGCCGCCGCGTAGCGGCGGATGAGCTCGCTCCTGAGGTCGGCCGGCTCCACGATGGTGTCGATGACGAGCTCACTGGCGAGGCGCACGACGTCGATGTCCTCGTCGTACTCCGCGCGCCGGGCCGCCACGAACGCGTCGCGCTCGTCCTCGGGCAGCGCGGCGATCTTGTTCGCGTACACCGCGTTCACGGCCGCCTCCGCGCCCATCACCGCGATCTTGGCGGTGGGCAGCGCGATGGTCGCCTCGGGCTCGAAGCCGGGGCCGGCCATGGCGTAGAGCCCCGCCCCGTACGCCTTGCGGACGACGACGCAGATCTTCGGCACCGTGGCCTCGCTGATCGCGGTGATCATCTTGGCGCCGTGCCGGATGATGCCCTGCCGCTCGACCACGGAGCCGACCATGAAGCCGGGCACGTCGGACAGGAACAGCAGCGGCACGTTGAACGCGTCGCAGAGCTGCACGAACCGGCTGGCCTTGTCGGCCGAGTCGATGAACAGCACGCCGCCCTTGAACATCGAGTTGTTGGCGACGACGCCGATCACCTCGCCGTTGAGCCGGGCGAAGCCGATGGTCAGCTCCTTGGCCCACAGCGCGTGGATCTCGAAGAAGGAGCCCTCGTCGACGATCCCCTTCACGTACCGCCGCATGTCGAACGCCTGGCGCTCGCTCGGCGGCACCATCGCGGCGAGGTCGACGCCGTTCGCGGCGACCGGCTCGGCCACCGGCGGGGCAAGCTCCCAGTTGCTCGGCAGGTAGGACAGGTAGGTCCGGATCGTCTCGATCGCCTCTGCCTCGGACTTGCACAGGAAGTGCCCGACTCCGGACTCCTTGCAGTGCACGGCCGCGCCGCCCATGGCCTCCAGGGTGGTCTTCTCGCCGGTGACCATCTCGACCATCCGGTCGGAGCCCAGATACATCGAGGCGTTGCCGTCGACCATGGCCACGACGTCGCAGAACGCCGGAATGTACGCCCCGCCGGCGGCCGAGGGGCCGAACAGCGCGCACGCCTGCGGGATCGAGCCCGAGGCCTTGACCTGGTTGTAGAAGATCTTGCCCGCGCCGCGCCGGCCCGGGAACAGGTCCACCTGGTCGGTGATCCGCGCGCCGGCCGAGTCGACGAGATACACCATCGGGACGCCCGTCTGGTACGCCCGCTCGATGACCCGGATGATCTTCTCCACGGTCCGCGCGCCCCAGGAGCCCGCCTTGACCGTCGAGTCGTTGGCCATCAGGCACACCGGCCGGCCGTCCACCGTCGCCGCCCCGGTGATCACGCCGTCGGCTGGCAGGCCCTCGGCCAGCGCGTTGGCGTACATCCCGTCCTCGACGAAGCTGCCCTCGTCGACCAGCAGGGCGACCCGCTCCCGTGCGAAGAGCTTGCCCTTCGCCGCGTTCGCCGCGTGGTACTTCTCCGCGCCGCCCGCCTGGATCCGCTTCCGCAGATGCTCCAGACCTTCCACCGCTGCCGCCCTCCTAAACGATCGTTAGGTCAGCGTACAGCCAAACGCAAAAAAGGTGGGCCTCCGAGGAGACCCACCTTCTCCGTGCGACCGGGGCTGGTTACCCGGCAGTGAGGGACAGAAGTACCTGGATGTGAGGCCAGACTAGCCGGCGTCGACGTTGTTCCAGGCGCCGTTGCTGCAGTTCGCGGCGCCAACGCCAAGGCCGATGACAGCGCCCACGCCGATGCCACAGACGTTGATCGGGACCTGAACCACGGCGTAGATCTGGTTGCCGTTCAGGACGCCGTCGTTGTCGATCGAGACCTGGTGGACGCCAGCGCCCTCGGTCACGTGCGCCGAGGCCTGGGTCGCCCCGCCGGCCACGATGGCGGCGGACAGCATGCCCACGCTGATGCTCTTGGTGATCCACGGCTTCATGAGAGAGATGCCTTTCTCGGAGGACTGACTTGCTGAGGGACCTCGCTTACCAGGGGAACTTTACACACACATGACCTGAAAGTCTGGGATATCCGTACAAAGATAAAAAAAGGTGCAGGGCCCCAATTTGGGGCCCTGCGACCGATTTATCGATACACGTCTACCGTGCTGGCGGCGCGGCTTCGCGAGTCTGCTGTGGGTCGAGCTGAAGGTCGTTCTCACGTGCCGTACGAAGAAGTTTCTGGTTCCCGGCGGGCCGGCGCGGACCGGCCCGCCGGAAACTACGTGCTCAGATGGTGCTTATCGCTTAGAACAGCTCGCGCGTGGCGGTGACGGTCTCGCCGAGGAAGTTGCCCTCGGTCAGGCTCGCCGACTCCTGCGCGTTGTCGACCGCGCCGTTGGAGCAGCCCGCGATGCCGAGGCCGACGCCGACGACGCCGACGCCGTTGCCGCAGACGTTGACCGGGACCTGCACCGGGACGTAGATCTGGTTGCCGTTGGCAACACCGTCGTTGTCGTCCGAGAGCTGCAGGACGCCGGCGTCGCCGTGGTCGCCCATGTCACGGGAGACGGGGGCGATCTGCGGGGCAGCCTTGGGCGCGGCCGCGGGGGCCGGCTGCAGGATGCTCGACATCTGGGCGACCTTGGGGCTCATCTTCGGCGCGGCCGGGGCCTTGGCGGCCTTGTGGGCCTTGGGGGCCTTCTTGTCCTTGGCCGCCTCGGTCGGCGCGACGCTGCTGCCCGCGTTGCTCAGCAGGTTGCCGGCGTCCAGGCCGCCCACGTTCACGGCGTTGCTGCCCGGCGTCAGGTTGCCCAGGGCGCCCGCCAGCGGGAGCTTGCCGAGCATGTTGCCGTCGCCACCCGGCATCGCGAACGGCAGGGCGTCGGTCGCGCCGGCCTCCTTCTTGGCGTGCCACCCGTAGTTGCCGTGGCCGTCGCCGTGGCCGTCGCCGTCACCGTCGGTGCCGTTGTCGACGTTGTCCGCCGCACCGTTGGTGCAGGAACCGATGCCGATGCCGGCCACCAGCAGGACGCTCACGCCGTTGCCGCAGACGTTCACCGGCACCTGGACGGGCACGTAGACCTGGTTGCCGTTGAGGACACCGTCGTTGTCGTGCGAGACCTGCGCGACGCCGGCACCCTCGGTCTTACGGGCGGACTCGGTGTCGACGTTGTCCTGTGCGCCGTTCGAGCAGCCCGCGAGGCCCACGCCCACGCCAACGACACCCACGCCGTTGCCACAGACGTTCACCGGCACCTGCACCGGGATGTAGATCTGGTTGCCGTTGAGGACGCCGTCGTTGTCCGACGAGATCTGCGCGACACCAGCGCCGCCGCGGTGGCCGCCGTGGCCGTCGCCGTGGCCGTAGTCACCGTGCCGGGTGGGCTGGGCGATCGTCGCCGGCTTGGCGAAGTGGTCGCCGGCCACGGGGGCCGCCGACGCCGCGCCAGCGGTCAGCAGGATGGCGCCAGCAGCCAGAACACCAACGTTGATGGTCTTGCGGATCCAAGTCTTCATGACTGAAGTAGAACCTTTCAATAAAGGTACTGAGTAATTGGTTTGCTTTTAATTGGTGCGCAATTCATCCGGCCGCGAACAATCGCGAACAGATTTGCAATTTCTTGAAAAGAAGCCTCGCCCCGACACGCACGGTCTCCTACCGCGGAATGAAGATCCGCGCGGGCCGAATGCCAGTCAACTAGTCAGGCGAGACCATCGGGTCCGCGGCAGAGTCCCGCGAGATCCCGATGAAGGACGTCACAGGCAGCACTCCGAGAACCGGGGCACCGTGTGTGACGGAGGCAGGCGACGGGGCGAAAGAGCCACCGTCCTGCTGGGAACCGGGCAGGCTGCCCATGCTTCCCGTCGAGCCCGTACCCGGTCCGAATGGCGTCGGAGCGGGCAGGGGGCGCGGCGTCACCGGTGCGGTGGCGTCGCCGACAGCTGCGACCAGGTCGCGGTCGGTGCTGCCGTACTCGGGGAGCGTCCGCTCCCACGGGGCGGCCGGGGGGCCGCCACGGACGGCACGAGCACTCGCCTCGAACGGCGAGGGTGCCTGACCGTTTGTCGCCGGGGTGACCAGCCGCGGCTTGTCGTCGGTGACCCTGTCCAGATCCAGTCCCACGGTCCGCGTGACCGGAGCCGCCAGTGGACGAACAATGTCCACCACCGGCGCGGTGAGCGTGGAAAGTGGGGCCAGGAGAGAGGAGTCACCCGTCTCGGCGGGGGTCTCGGTGACGACCGAGACCACAGCCCGCGTGGTCTTCGCGAGGACCGTCACCACCTGGTTGGTGGTGCCGGAGGTTGCCCTGTCCGCTTCGGACCCTGCGCCCAGTAGATCGGGCACAATGCCCAGGATCGGCTTGACCTGGGACTTCGCCGGTGCCAGTCCGGCGTCCTTGGCGGTGTCGGGCGAGGCGCCGAGCGGCGCCGTGACGGTGTCCGTCATCGGCGCGACGGTCAGTGCTTCGGCCTGGACACCCGGGTCCGCCTGG
Proteins encoded in this window:
- a CDS encoding chaplin family protein produces the protein MKPWITKSISVGMLSAAIVAGGATQASAHVTEGAGVHQVSIDNDGVLNGNQIYAVVQVPINVCGIGVGAVIGLGVGAANCSNGAWNNVDAG
- a CDS encoding acyl-CoA dehydrogenase family protein is translated as MDFKLSDEHEALRQSVRDFAEKEIAPVIGDFYERHAFPYEIIAKMGEMGLFGLPFPEEVGGMGGDYLALCLALEELARVDSSVAITLEAAIGLGAMPIYRFGTPEQKAQWLPDLLAGRKLAGFGLTEPGFGSDAGGTATRAELVGDEWVINGSKAFITNSGTDITCLVTVTAVTGVDENGKKEISSIIVPSGTPGFTVAPAYSKVGWNASDTHELTFDNVRVPAANLLGERGRGYAQFLRILDEGRIAISALAVGLAQGCVDESIKYAKQRHAFGQPIAKFQAIQFKIADMELRAHTGRLAYYDAAARMLAGEPFKRQAAIAKLYSSEAAVTSAREATQIHGGYGFMNEFPVARFWRDSKILEIGEGTSEVQRMLIARDLLG
- a CDS encoding MMPL family transporter, with the protein product MLGRVGYKFRYGIIAFWMVVAALGGILGGGVFDQLGQTPTLSPHAESKRAADRLKQLVTDGPVIIAVVGGRDVYDEQLGRAVQDVDGKIKKLDLVVDVDDLYSSPGGQVSGDNRTTTIRVTLRANLTEDELHGVQDQVTALLHTIPAPQVLVGGKELAERAFADQSVKDLAVGEGVAFALLVVALFLIFGGVLGAATPLLVAVTSISATLLALAGLANVAPVSEYTVNIVTLLGLGLAVDYSLLIVARFREARAAGATVADAVAEAGTRAGRTIVISALTVAAALVGLLVFAEPLLVSMALGGCVVVLVAAATAVTLVPALLGVWGHRISDAKVRDSLLPRLAAFAQKRPGPVALWTAVVLVALAVPFATVNLENSDARALPQSQEARRSYDAYQKLTGSAARPVEIVAETDDSTPQLRAYLNQLQRLPGLHRLALDSDAPEGSAIIQLTPKGDTAGVQARDLVTAVRAIPTPFRVLVGGEAAEIVDYKASVLHRLPWALVVVFVATFGLLFWLTGSLVVPVKALIFNVLSVGATFGLLSLLFGRLDLTTPVLLFVFVFGLSCDYEAFLLSRITEAWRRDGDTDRAVLAGVTSTGPVVTAAALCICLVFAGFAVGQLTAVREIGVGMLIAVILDVTVVRGLLLPASMSLLDRWNWWPARSRP
- a CDS encoding acyl-CoA carboxylase subunit beta, coding for MEGLEHLRKRIQAGGAEKYHAANAAKGKLFARERVALLVDEGSFVEDGMYANALAEGLPADGVITGAATVDGRPVCLMANDSTVKAGSWGARTVEKIIRVIERAYQTGVPMVYLVDSAGARITDQVDLFPGRRGAGKIFYNQVKASGSIPQACALFGPSAAGGAYIPAFCDVVAMVDGNASMYLGSDRMVEMVTGEKTTLEAMGGAAVHCKESGVGHFLCKSEAEAIETIRTYLSYLPSNWELAPPVAEPVAANGVDLAAMVPPSERQAFDMRRYVKGIVDEGSFFEIHALWAKELTIGFARLNGEVIGVVANNSMFKGGVLFIDSADKASRFVQLCDAFNVPLLFLSDVPGFMVGSVVERQGIIRHGAKMITAISEATVPKICVVVRKAYGAGLYAMAGPGFEPEATIALPTAKIAVMGAEAAVNAVYANKIAALPEDERDAFVAARRAEYDEDIDVVRLASELVIDTIVEPADLRSELIRRYAAARTKDRSFSRRRHGVTPV
- a CDS encoding chaplin family protein, translated to MKTWIRKTINVGVLAAGAILLTAGAASAAPVAGDHFAKPATIAQPTRHGDYGHGDGHGGHRGGAGVAQISSDNDGVLNGNQIYIPVQVPVNVCGNGVGVVGVGVGLAGCSNGAQDNVDTESARKTEGAGVAQVSHDNDGVLNGNQVYVPVQVPVNVCGNGVSVLLVAGIGIGSCTNGAADNVDNGTDGDGDGHGDGHGNYGWHAKKEAGATDALPFAMPGGDGNMLGKLPLAGALGNLTPGSNAVNVGGLDAGNLLSNAGSSVAPTEAAKDKKAPKAHKAAKAPAAPKMSPKVAQMSSILQPAPAAAPKAAPQIAPVSRDMGDHGDAGVLQLSDDNDGVANGNQIYVPVQVPVNVCGNGVGVVGVGLGIAGCSNGAVDNAQESASLTEGNFLGETVTATRELF